The Sesamum indicum cultivar Zhongzhi No. 13 linkage group LG2, S_indicum_v1.0, whole genome shotgun sequence genome contains a region encoding:
- the LOC105156342 gene encoding putative zinc finger protein At1g68190 isoform X1, which yields MEKRCEFCMALSPIVYCKADAAHLCLSCDAKVHSANALSYRHPRTLVCELCRFQPVLVRCLDHRMFMCQGCDTGHHVSFQHRTRVVSCYVGCPSAKELAALWGFDLNELEGIGEDGSVSFSLTADSGAVELSVLRDDNWQGNRFLIMQQILDLERLQLSDGIDNSCLVYDRERKGGSPFRHDSIWKAHKAISNHMDHSDGNLDFQHVGSPLDEKADEHLSSPFSQLDHLTSTGNPLHGDSFWQFRSPAHNNEIWLQNMQDLGVCDEIRSFDDLKIPDVDLTFRNFEELFGTDHENSRPLVDDKTMACSFADKNLLFNKLERGCASTIEQSNDFDKEINPSDQVHQLQTNNNRPRPTRLSYSASSFSVSRITGESSGSEYKDDGLSPAFPRQLPPHSSYDSENTKLDSKENVIMRHKEKKVLRHEKQAQSTFPRSKSDVKKHGKHHILKAEGREHDSANATRSF from the exons ATGGAGAAAAGGTGTGAATTTTGCATGGCATTGAGCCCAATTGTGTACTGCAAAGCAGATGCAGCACATCTCTGCCTCTCTTGTGATGCCAAAGTCCATTCAGCTAATGCTCTCTCCTACCGACATCCTCGCACCCTTGTGTGCGAGTTGTGCAGATTTCAGCCAGTGCTTGTTCGGTGTCTTGACCACCGGATGTTCATGTGCCAAGGCTGTGACACTGGCCATCACGTCTCGTTTCAGCACCGGACGAGGGTTGTTAGTTGTTATGTCGGGTGCCCTTCTGCCAAGGAGTTGGCTGCATTATGGGGGTTTGATTTGAATGAACTGGAGGGTATTGGTGAAGATGGATCGGTTTCTTTTTCGCTGACTGCTGATTCTGGTGCTGTCGAATTAAGCGTTTTGAGAGATGATAACTGGCAAGGAAACAGATTCTTGATTATGCAACAGATCCTAGACTTGGAAAGGCTTCAGTTGTCTGATGGAATTGACAATTCTTGTTTAGTATATGATAGAGAGCGAAAGGGTGGATCACCGTTCAGGCACGACTCGATATGGAAAGCCCACAAAGCCATCAGTAATCATATGGATCATTCTGATGGGAATCTTGATTTTCAACATGTCGGCAGTCCTCTGGATGAGAAGGCCGATGAACATTTGTCGTCACCGTTTTCGCAGCTGGACCACTTGACAAGTACTGGAAATCCCTTGCATGGAGACTCATTTTGGCAGTTCAGAAGTCCTGCTCATAATAATGAG ATTTGGCTTCAAAATATGCAAGACCTTGGAGTTTGTGATGAAATACGAAGTTTTGATGATCTCAAAATACCTGATGTCGATTTGACATTCCGGAACTTTGAAGAACTTTTCGGAACTGATCATGAGAACAGCAGGCCACTGGTTGATGACAAAACAATGGCATGCTCCTTTGCTGATAAGAATCtcttattcaataaattagaGAGAGGCTGTGCAAGCACAATTGAG CAGTCCAACGATTTCGACAAAGAAATCAATCCTTCTGACCAAGTCCATCAGCTCCAAACAAATAACAATCGTCCTCGTCCAACTAGGCTGTCGTATTCAGCATCATCGTTCTCTGTCTCAAGAATTACTGGTGAAAGCAGCGGTTCTGAATACAAGGATGACGGGCTTTCTCCGGCATTCCCTAGACAGCTACCTCCACACAGTTCATATGATTCGGAGAACACAAAGTTGGACAGTAAAGAGAATGTCATCATGAGACACAAAGAGAAGAAAGTTCTACG gCATGAAAAGCAAGCACAATCCACATTTCCAAGATCTAAATCAGACGTCAAGAAACACGGAAAACATCACATTCTAAAAGCAGAAGGCCGTGAACACGACTCTGCAAATGCAACTCGAAGCTTCTAA
- the LOC105156342 gene encoding putative zinc finger protein At1g68190 isoform X2 has protein sequence MEKRCEFCMALSPIVYCKADAAHLCLSCDAKVHSANALSYRHPRTLVCELCRFQPVLVRCLDHRMFMCQGCDTGHHVSFQHRTRVVSCYVGCPSAKELAALWGFDLNELEGIGEDGSVSFSLTADSGAVELSVLRDDNWQGNRFLIMQQILDLERLQLSDGIDNSCLVYDRERKGGSPFRHDSIWKAHKAISNHMDHSDGNLDFQHVGSPLDEKADEHLSSPFSQLDHLTSTGNPLHGDSFWQFRSPAHNNEIWLQNMQDLGVCDEIRSFDDLKIPDVDLTFRNFEELFGTDHENSRPLVDDKTMACSFADKNLLFNKLERGCASTIESNDFDKEINPSDQVHQLQTNNNRPRPTRLSYSASSFSVSRITGESSGSEYKDDGLSPAFPRQLPPHSSYDSENTKLDSKENVIMRHKEKKVLRHEKQAQSTFPRSKSDVKKHGKHHILKAEGREHDSANATRSF, from the exons ATGGAGAAAAGGTGTGAATTTTGCATGGCATTGAGCCCAATTGTGTACTGCAAAGCAGATGCAGCACATCTCTGCCTCTCTTGTGATGCCAAAGTCCATTCAGCTAATGCTCTCTCCTACCGACATCCTCGCACCCTTGTGTGCGAGTTGTGCAGATTTCAGCCAGTGCTTGTTCGGTGTCTTGACCACCGGATGTTCATGTGCCAAGGCTGTGACACTGGCCATCACGTCTCGTTTCAGCACCGGACGAGGGTTGTTAGTTGTTATGTCGGGTGCCCTTCTGCCAAGGAGTTGGCTGCATTATGGGGGTTTGATTTGAATGAACTGGAGGGTATTGGTGAAGATGGATCGGTTTCTTTTTCGCTGACTGCTGATTCTGGTGCTGTCGAATTAAGCGTTTTGAGAGATGATAACTGGCAAGGAAACAGATTCTTGATTATGCAACAGATCCTAGACTTGGAAAGGCTTCAGTTGTCTGATGGAATTGACAATTCTTGTTTAGTATATGATAGAGAGCGAAAGGGTGGATCACCGTTCAGGCACGACTCGATATGGAAAGCCCACAAAGCCATCAGTAATCATATGGATCATTCTGATGGGAATCTTGATTTTCAACATGTCGGCAGTCCTCTGGATGAGAAGGCCGATGAACATTTGTCGTCACCGTTTTCGCAGCTGGACCACTTGACAAGTACTGGAAATCCCTTGCATGGAGACTCATTTTGGCAGTTCAGAAGTCCTGCTCATAATAATGAG ATTTGGCTTCAAAATATGCAAGACCTTGGAGTTTGTGATGAAATACGAAGTTTTGATGATCTCAAAATACCTGATGTCGATTTGACATTCCGGAACTTTGAAGAACTTTTCGGAACTGATCATGAGAACAGCAGGCCACTGGTTGATGACAAAACAATGGCATGCTCCTTTGCTGATAAGAATCtcttattcaataaattagaGAGAGGCTGTGCAAGCACAATTGAG TCCAACGATTTCGACAAAGAAATCAATCCTTCTGACCAAGTCCATCAGCTCCAAACAAATAACAATCGTCCTCGTCCAACTAGGCTGTCGTATTCAGCATCATCGTTCTCTGTCTCAAGAATTACTGGTGAAAGCAGCGGTTCTGAATACAAGGATGACGGGCTTTCTCCGGCATTCCCTAGACAGCTACCTCCACACAGTTCATATGATTCGGAGAACACAAAGTTGGACAGTAAAGAGAATGTCATCATGAGACACAAAGAGAAGAAAGTTCTACG gCATGAAAAGCAAGCACAATCCACATTTCCAAGATCTAAATCAGACGTCAAGAAACACGGAAAACATCACATTCTAAAAGCAGAAGGCCGTGAACACGACTCTGCAAATGCAACTCGAAGCTTCTAA